From one Mycobacterium colombiense CECT 3035 genomic stretch:
- a CDS encoding lipoprotein LpqH — translation MRNRLLAVALALTAVVVSVAGCSAAQTTPRRAARLTIDGATHTTRPPACHQDQMYRSIDIPDHDGGVEAVVLLSGYRVMPQWVKIRNVDGFTGSFWQGGVGDAHVDLTNDAYTITGSAYGINSSNPNKVVTTDFKIVAQC, via the coding sequence GTGCGAAATCGGTTGCTCGCAGTCGCTTTGGCCCTGACGGCGGTCGTCGTGAGCGTCGCGGGGTGCAGCGCGGCCCAGACGACACCGCGCCGGGCCGCGCGCCTGACCATCGACGGCGCCACCCATACGACGCGACCCCCGGCGTGCCACCAGGACCAGATGTACCGCAGCATCGACATCCCGGACCACGATGGCGGAGTCGAGGCGGTGGTGCTGCTCAGCGGTTACCGGGTGATGCCGCAGTGGGTGAAGATTCGCAACGTCGACGGCTTCACCGGCAGCTTCTGGCAAGGCGGGGTGGGAGACGCGCACGTCGACCTCACCAACGACGCGTACACCATCACCGGCAGCGCGTACGGCATCAACAGCAGCAACCCCAACAAAGTGGTGACCACCGACTTCAAAATCGTCGCGCAGTGCTGA
- a CDS encoding SDR family oxidoreductase, with translation MKSVFITGAGSGMGREGAKLFHAKGWRVGAVDRNDAGLAALAGELGTDRLWTRAVDVTDKAALDGALADFCAGNAGGGLDMMWNNAGIGESGWFEDVPYDAAMRVVDVNFKAVLTGAYASLPYLKKSPGSLMFSTSSSSGTYGMPRLAVYSSTKHAVKGLTEALSVEWQRHGVRVADVLPGLIDTAILTTTTNHSDDGAAPMTAEQLRATAPKKGMLRLMPASSVAETAWQAYHNQKRLHWYVPKSIRLIDLFKGLSPEFVRRSIVKSLPRLVPKQR, from the coding sequence GTGAAATCGGTCTTCATCACCGGCGCGGGCAGCGGCATGGGCCGCGAGGGAGCAAAGCTGTTCCACGCCAAGGGTTGGCGGGTGGGCGCGGTCGACCGCAACGACGCCGGCCTGGCGGCCCTGGCCGGCGAGCTCGGTACCGATCGGCTGTGGACCCGCGCCGTCGATGTGACGGACAAGGCGGCCCTCGACGGCGCCCTGGCCGACTTCTGCGCCGGCAACGCCGGTGGCGGCCTGGACATGATGTGGAACAACGCCGGCATCGGCGAATCCGGCTGGTTCGAGGACGTGCCTTACGACGCCGCGATGCGCGTCGTCGACGTGAACTTCAAGGCGGTACTCACCGGCGCCTACGCCTCGCTGCCCTACCTGAAGAAATCCCCTGGCAGCCTGATGTTTTCGACGTCGTCCTCCTCGGGCACCTATGGCATGCCGCGCCTGGCCGTCTACTCGTCCACCAAGCACGCGGTCAAAGGGCTCACCGAGGCCCTGAGCGTGGAGTGGCAGCGGCACGGGGTGCGCGTCGCCGACGTGCTGCCCGGTCTGATCGACACCGCCATCCTCACGACGACGACCAACCACTCCGACGACGGCGCCGCACCCATGACAGCCGAGCAACTACGGGCCACCGCGCCCAAGAAGGGCATGCTCCGGTTGATGCCGGCGAGCAGCGTGGCCGAGACGGCGTGGCAGGCCTACCACAATCAGAAGCGGTTGCACTGGTACGTGCCGAAGAGCATTCGGCTGATCGACTTGTTCAAAGGCCTGAGCCCGGAATTCGTGCGACGCAGCATCGTCAAATCCCTACCCAGGCTTGTGCCGAAGCAACGATAA
- a CDS encoding SRPBCC family protein produces MCLDQPMEGSATVHMAAPAAKIWDLIADVRNTGKFSPEVFEAEWLGDATGPALGAKFRGHVKRNEMGPVYWTTCKVTACEPGREFGFTVLLGDRPVNNWHYRLAPSDGGTDVTESFRLNPAPWLGVYWLFGGFLRKRRNIRDMTKTLNRIKDVVEAG; encoded by the coding sequence CTGTGTTTGGATCAGCCCATGGAAGGTTCGGCGACTGTTCACATGGCGGCGCCTGCGGCCAAGATCTGGGATCTCATCGCAGATGTCCGCAACACCGGAAAGTTCTCCCCGGAGGTTTTTGAAGCCGAGTGGCTGGGCGACGCGACCGGCCCGGCGCTCGGTGCCAAATTCCGCGGCCACGTCAAGCGCAACGAGATGGGCCCGGTGTACTGGACGACGTGCAAGGTCACCGCGTGTGAACCGGGCCGCGAATTCGGGTTCACGGTGCTGCTCGGTGACAGGCCGGTCAACAACTGGCATTATCGCCTGGCGCCCAGCGACGGCGGGACCGACGTCACCGAGTCGTTCCGGCTCAACCCGGCACCATGGCTCGGCGTGTACTGGTTGTTCGGCGGCTTTCTGCGCAAGCGCCGCAATATCCGCGACATGACCAAGACGCTGAACCGCATCAAAGACGTCGTCGAGGCGGGCTGA
- the rpfC gene encoding resuscitation-promoting factor RpfC — MATRAEILDMKYLCKLLVKSVAVGGFIAASMASSAGVVSAEPTPNWDAIAQCESGGNWHANTGNGEYGGLQFKPSTWARYGGVGNPAAASREQQIAVANRVFAEEGVEAWPKCGANSGLPIGWYSHPAQGIKQIINGLIQAAVPH; from the coding sequence TTGGCCACACGCGCCGAAATCCTGGACATGAAATATCTCTGCAAGCTTCTCGTCAAGTCCGTAGCGGTCGGCGGGTTCATTGCAGCGTCGATGGCTTCGTCCGCGGGTGTGGTGAGCGCGGAACCCACCCCCAACTGGGACGCGATCGCTCAATGCGAATCCGGTGGCAACTGGCACGCCAACACCGGGAACGGCGAATACGGTGGGCTGCAATTCAAACCGAGCACGTGGGCCCGTTACGGCGGCGTCGGGAACCCCGCAGCCGCGTCCAGGGAGCAGCAAATCGCCGTGGCCAACCGGGTTTTCGCCGAAGAGGGCGTGGAGGCCTGGCCGAAGTGCGGCGCGAATTCCGGGCTGCCGATCGGTTGGTACTCGCACCCGGCGCAGGGCATCAAGCAGATCATCAACGGCCTGATCCAGGCGGCCGTCCCGCACTGA
- a CDS encoding chorismate mutase produces the protein MHRSVHRPRLTAAARCGAVTVGLAMLAAPVRADPASPLTPLVDAAAQRLQVAEPVAAYKWNQHGAIEDPVRVQQELARLGDEADAAHVDRDYVTRVFGDQIGATEAIEYSRFADWKLNPASAPGDSPDLSASRSSIDAFNRAMVAQISDDWNLLHSPECAAQLGAARNEVIRDRRLDGLYQKALSSATQSYCQR, from the coding sequence ATGCACCGCAGCGTTCACCGGCCGCGCCTGACCGCAGCCGCGCGGTGTGGCGCGGTGACCGTGGGCCTTGCGATGCTCGCGGCACCGGTTCGGGCCGACCCGGCGAGCCCGCTGACCCCCTTGGTCGACGCCGCCGCGCAACGGCTGCAGGTTGCCGAGCCGGTCGCCGCCTACAAGTGGAATCAGCACGGCGCCATCGAAGACCCGGTCCGCGTCCAGCAGGAGTTGGCCAGGCTGGGCGACGAGGCCGACGCCGCGCACGTCGACCGCGACTACGTCACCCGGGTCTTCGGGGACCAGATCGGCGCCACCGAGGCCATCGAATACAGCCGGTTCGCGGACTGGAAGCTGAACCCGGCAAGCGCTCCGGGCGATTCGCCGGACCTGTCGGCCTCGCGCTCATCGATCGACGCCTTCAACCGGGCGATGGTGGCCCAGATTTCGGACGACTGGAACCTGCTGCACTCTCCGGAATGCGCCGCGCAACTGGGCGCGGCGCGGAACGAGGTCATCCGTGATCGCCGGCTCGACGGCCTGTACCAAAAGGCCCTCTCATCAGCGACGCAGTCGTATTGCCAGCGATAA